The sequence GTATGCTTGGTGGCATGGCGTTCTGTTGTCTAAGTATCGCTTCTATGTACATTGGCGAACTCGCTCCAAGTAAAATGCGCGGTAAATTCGTGGCATCAAACCAGGTGATGATGGGTATCGGCTTCTTCGTTGCCTACTTAATCAACTATGGTTGTGTATTGTTAGTAAACGAACAGTCCTTCCTATTCTCAACAGAGAACGTTTGGAGAACGATGTTTGCTACAGAGATCCCTGTCGTAATTCTTTGGACACTGACACTATTTAAGCTCCCTGAATCACCTCGCTGGTTGATGAAAAAAGGTTACAAAGAAGAAGCAGTGGCTGTTATTACTAAAGTAACCCCAGAAAAAGAAGTCAGCGGTGTTGTTCAAGAGATTCTTGAGAACCTGTCAAAAACAGACCACAGCATCCCTCTAGCTTCACAGCTTAAGATCCTTTTCTCACCACGAATGAAAACAATCTTAACGATTGGTATTGGTCTCGCTTTAGTTCAATCGTTCAGCGGTATGGGTGCGGTATCTTACTACTCACCAATGATCTTCGAACAAGTCGGCTTGGGTGAAAACAATGCCTTCTTCCAAACAACGCTTCTTGGTCTTATCAGTATCGTGTTTGCGATGATAGCGATGAAGCTTGTCGATAAAACCGGTCGTCGCACTCTGCTTTTAGTCGGTCTTCTTACCATTGCACTAAGTCACTTAACTATCTGGTATGGCTTTAGCAGCGCAAAATACGAAATCAATGCTGAGAAAGTCGTTGCTCTTGAGCAAAAAGTTGATACAACACCGCTACAAACTCTCGTTGGCAACACTTATGAGTCTGACCGTGAGTTTAAAAACGCCATTCGCCCACTTTACTCTGAGCATGACATGACGCTTAACGAGGGCGCATTCATCAATGCTTTCATCAAACTTAATCCTTGGATGATCGTGACGGCAATCTTTGTATTTAAAGCCGCATTCTTCTTCTCGATTGGTCCAATGATGTGGGTAGTGTTCTCGGAAATAACTCCAAACCTTGTACGCTCAATCGCTATTCCATGCTTTGGCTTAGTAGCAAGCTTGGCCGCTTTCTTCGTACAGCGTTTCTTCCCATGGCAGCTCACCACATTTGGCGCAGCAAATACGTTCCTTAGCTACGCTATTTGCAGCTCAATCGGTATCTTGCTTGTGATGTTCATTCTTCCTGAAACAAAGAACAAGTCGATTGAAGAAATTGAAGAAATTTTGGTGGAAGGTGACCTATCAGAGCTTTCTCCGGCTCAAGCTAAATAATCAGTAAAAGGCCCACTACTCGTGGGCCCTCTTTTCAATTTGGGAACACTTATGAAAAAAAACATTATTATTCTACATACCGACCAACAACGCTTTGACAGCTTAGGTTGCAACGGTAATGAGCATGCACAAACCACAAATATTGACCAATTAGCTTCAGAGGGCTGTA comes from Vibrio astriarenae and encodes:
- a CDS encoding MFS transporter; amino-acid sequence: MKQNKNLLFYMAIIVLSGFVFGVDAGIISGTVKFIKAEFGLTDLQIGTVVSAPAFGAIIALLFSGSIVDKIGRKKMMLVISGLYLVSAIASTFANSYEVLVLARMLGGMAFCCLSIASMYIGELAPSKMRGKFVASNQVMMGIGFFVAYLINYGCVLLVNEQSFLFSTENVWRTMFATEIPVVILWTLTLFKLPESPRWLMKKGYKEEAVAVITKVTPEKEVSGVVQEILENLSKTDHSIPLASQLKILFSPRMKTILTIGIGLALVQSFSGMGAVSYYSPMIFEQVGLGENNAFFQTTLLGLISIVFAMIAMKLVDKTGRRTLLLVGLLTIALSHLTIWYGFSSAKYEINAEKVVALEQKVDTTPLQTLVGNTYESDREFKNAIRPLYSEHDMTLNEGAFINAFIKLNPWMIVTAIFVFKAAFFFSIGPMMWVVFSEITPNLVRSIAIPCFGLVASLAAFFVQRFFPWQLTTFGAANTFLSYAICSSIGILLVMFILPETKNKSIEEIEEILVEGDLSELSPAQAK